A region of Allocoleopsis franciscana PCC 7113 DNA encodes the following proteins:
- a CDS encoding DUF3124 domain-containing protein translates to MPIKLKQSLLVGWAICAIALASCSAQTTSPRQQPDTKRETSLRAVTLDQTKVVMGQTVYVPVYSQIYHHNSQNQAMNLSATLSIRNTDLTNSIIITSVRYYDTDGKLIRQDIKSPVELKPLASTDFFIAANDTSGGAGANFIVEWVALKTVYEPVIEAVMISTSSNQGISFISPAKVLKQHGVQK, encoded by the coding sequence ATGCCGATAAAGCTGAAACAGTCTCTCTTGGTTGGTTGGGCGATTTGTGCGATCGCCCTTGCCTCCTGTTCAGCTCAAACTACCTCACCAAGGCAACAACCTGATACAAAGCGTGAAACCTCACTCAGAGCAGTCACGTTAGATCAGACAAAAGTTGTGATGGGACAAACTGTATACGTCCCTGTTTACTCGCAGATTTATCACCACAATAGCCAGAATCAGGCCATGAATTTGTCAGCCACGCTTAGTATCCGAAATACGGATTTGACAAATTCGATTATCATCACGTCCGTGCGTTACTACGATACCGATGGGAAATTGATTAGGCAGGATATTAAGAGTCCAGTAGAACTCAAGCCACTTGCTTCCACAGATTTCTTTATTGCCGCAAATGATACCAGTGGAGGAGCGGGTGCAAACTTCATTGTGGAGTGGGTTGCTTTAAAAACGGTTTATGAGCCTGTGATTGAAGCCGTGATGATTAGCACATCGTCTAATCAGGGGATTTCGTTTATCAGTCCCGCTAAAGTTCTCAAGCAGCACGGTGTGCAGAAGTGA
- a CDS encoding mucoidy inhibitor MuiA family protein, with protein sequence MNKTVDTRICEVTVYSNQALVTRRGVVQLTGDEHELVIAQLPVTLLSESIRVRNSGALRVRLLGVRTERTCATEKVAQKIAQLNQEIGQIEEQKRPVQDGLTLLNLQRNFVKSLSSQYLERLTRFEDPEQMNLSQIRELMDFVGQQYHELSDAIAQQEKEQKQLDSKLQSLRQQLQQLSGTQPPESFNVMITLEPSAVGELELEISYIVYKASWTALYDMRLGSSHEKINISYLAEIKQSTGEDWQGVALTLSTAKPGIGTVPVKLTPWYIDVQQPNQFRTPTLSEPATLPSRTLAATMPFAGTTPSAEAMMKAGYEYGLTQTAAPDVSKPGGSITYRLNSASYIPSDGVPHKTTIFNEDFPCRAEYMALPRVTPLAYLQATITNPLAGVMLLAGKVNIFLDKTFVGTTQLDNIAPGQEFKLNLGSDEGIVIQRDLVEHQIDPKLIGNLRHRTYAYRLVITNFRECEAKLKLTEQLPVSRNEQVKVRLTLSNPEIEAGEMGMVEWSLTLPPLSGQELYYQFAIEHPPEFTIVGLEI encoded by the coding sequence ATGAATAAAACGGTAGACACCCGAATTTGTGAGGTTACAGTGTACAGTAACCAAGCGCTGGTGACTCGTCGAGGAGTCGTGCAGCTCACTGGTGACGAACATGAACTGGTGATTGCCCAACTGCCAGTAACGCTTTTGAGTGAGTCAATACGGGTGAGGAATAGCGGTGCCTTAAGGGTGCGCTTGTTGGGAGTCCGAACCGAACGCACCTGTGCAACAGAGAAAGTGGCACAAAAAATTGCACAGCTCAATCAAGAAATTGGGCAAATTGAGGAGCAAAAGCGCCCCGTGCAAGACGGGCTGACACTACTTAATCTGCAACGCAACTTTGTCAAAAGTTTGAGTAGTCAGTACCTGGAGCGCTTAACGAGGTTTGAAGACCCGGAACAGATGAACCTGAGTCAAATCCGGGAATTAATGGATTTTGTCGGGCAGCAGTACCATGAGTTATCTGATGCGATCGCCCAACAAGAAAAGGAACAAAAACAGCTAGACTCAAAGCTGCAATCTCTGCGGCAGCAGCTTCAACAGTTGTCAGGCACTCAGCCTCCAGAAAGCTTCAACGTCATGATTACGCTTGAACCCTCGGCAGTGGGTGAATTGGAGCTAGAGATATCCTACATTGTCTATAAAGCAAGCTGGACAGCCCTTTATGACATGCGCTTGGGTTCAAGCCATGAAAAAATTAATATCAGTTACCTCGCCGAAATTAAACAAAGTACAGGTGAAGATTGGCAGGGTGTAGCGTTGACTCTATCTACCGCTAAGCCCGGAATCGGCACCGTACCTGTCAAGCTGACCCCCTGGTATATCGACGTACAACAGCCCAATCAGTTCAGAACACCCACCCTATCAGAACCCGCTACTCTGCCATCTCGGACTCTAGCGGCTACCATGCCGTTTGCTGGGACGACACCTTCAGCGGAAGCGATGATGAAGGCTGGATATGAGTATGGTTTGACTCAAACAGCAGCCCCAGATGTCTCCAAACCCGGAGGGAGTATTACCTATCGACTCAACAGCGCTAGTTATATCCCTAGTGATGGCGTTCCTCATAAAACGACGATTTTTAATGAAGATTTCCCCTGCCGCGCTGAGTACATGGCTCTGCCTCGCGTCACCCCTTTAGCTTATCTCCAGGCCACGATTACCAATCCCCTGGCTGGAGTGATGTTATTAGCGGGCAAAGTCAATATCTTCTTGGATAAGACCTTTGTAGGAACAACACAGCTAGATAACATTGCTCCCGGACAAGAATTCAAGCTCAACTTAGGGAGTGATGAAGGAATTGTAATTCAACGGGATTTGGTTGAACATCAAATAGACCCGAAGTTGATAGGTAACCTGCGGCATCGTACCTATGCTTATCGACTGGTGATTACCAACTTCCGGGAGTGTGAAGCGAAGCTGAAACTCACAGAACAGTTGCCCGTCAGTCGTAATGAGCAAGTGAAAGTCCGTCTGACGCTCTCCAATCCGGAGATTGAGGCGGGTGAGATGGGTATGGTGGAATGGTCGCTCACATTACCGCCTCTATCTGGGCAAGAGCTGTACTATCAGTTTGCGATCGAGCATCCCCCCGAATTCACGATTGTTGGTTTGGAGATTTAG
- a CDS encoding HNH endonuclease, with product MMLKLSKGAVELQRRCFTKTQKLLILRRAGYQCQLCGTPLTAENFEADHKIPFSQGGATEVWNALALCANCNRRKSDQLID from the coding sequence ATGATGCTTAAGCTTTCCAAAGGAGCGGTTGAGTTGCAGCGACGGTGTTTCACAAAGACTCAAAAACTTCTGATTTTGCGGCGTGCCGGTTACCAATGCCAACTATGTGGCACACCTTTAACGGCAGAAAATTTTGAGGCTGACCACAAAATCCCCTTTTCCCAAGGGGGCGCGACTGAAGTTTGGAACGCCTTGGCGCTATGTGCCAACTGCAACAGACGCAAATCCGACCAATTGATTGACTGA
- a CDS encoding cation:proton antiporter: MQWIVAQQTPLGSNPVTDSQTAGSIPELVIILIILLMIATAVALITQRLRIPYVTGLVLAGLPITELLSRRIGLDPSLVLNLFLPILIFEAAINTDISRLRSTFKAIALLAGPGSIFSSAIIAVLVKFGLGLPWIPALLIGVILANTDTVSMIAVFKEIRVPSRLTTIVEGETLFNDAAALVSFNLILVIYATGSLSVVEGVKELLVVALGGGLVGGILGYLSLPIFARLNDPLSSLLLTVALALGTFQIGQFLGVSGAVAVVIAGLIFGNLGLSRSLSASDRINLLSFWEYAGFGVNTFIFLLIGIEINPVTLWRILPSILLVILAYQLGRILSVYLLLAGLRWFDRPIPLRWQHVLFLGNIKGSLSMALALSIPLTLPGRDNIIALVFGAVLFSLVGQGLSLPWLVKRLQISRVSDEMQEAGQLQIQLIASKAAQDELDSLLKSGVLPKAVYEELWASYQARVAESERVLRDFYNQHRAGQLKSDSSGLDAIRRRLLLAEKGAVSNALRKRIVPEDLVQPFIKDLDEKLLRLEDD; encoded by the coding sequence ATGCAGTGGATTGTAGCGCAGCAAACTCCCTTGGGCAGCAATCCTGTTACAGATAGCCAAACAGCAGGAAGCATTCCTGAGCTGGTCATTATCCTAATTATTTTGCTGATGATTGCAACAGCAGTTGCGCTTATCACTCAGCGGTTGCGAATTCCCTATGTTACGGGTTTAGTGCTGGCAGGTTTACCCATTACAGAGCTTTTGTCGCGTCGAATTGGGTTAGACCCGTCTTTAGTCTTAAATCTTTTCCTACCCATTCTGATTTTTGAAGCCGCAATTAATACAGATATTAGCCGCCTCCGTAGCACCTTTAAGGCGATCGCACTTTTAGCGGGTCCAGGCTCTATTTTTTCCTCGGCAATTATCGCGGTTCTAGTTAAATTTGGCCTAGGGCTACCCTGGATTCCCGCATTGCTGATTGGAGTCATACTGGCAAATACCGATACCGTCTCGATGATCGCGGTCTTTAAGGAAATCCGTGTCCCTTCCCGATTGACCACCATTGTAGAAGGAGAAACCCTATTCAATGATGCGGCGGCTCTAGTCTCATTCAATTTGATTCTAGTCATTTATGCCACAGGTTCTCTCAGCGTTGTGGAAGGAGTGAAGGAACTGCTCGTAGTCGCCTTGGGTGGAGGACTTGTGGGAGGAATTTTAGGTTACTTAAGCCTGCCAATATTTGCTCGATTAAATGACCCCTTGAGTAGTCTATTACTAACTGTTGCCCTAGCATTAGGAACATTCCAAATCGGGCAATTTCTAGGAGTATCCGGTGCAGTTGCTGTGGTCATCGCCGGACTGATTTTTGGCAATCTTGGGCTTTCTCGCAGTCTGTCTGCCTCGGATCGAATTAACTTGTTGAGCTTTTGGGAATATGCGGGTTTTGGGGTTAATACGTTTATTTTCCTGCTCATCGGCATTGAGATTAACCCAGTGACACTGTGGAGAATTTTGCCATCTATTCTGTTGGTCATTTTGGCGTATCAACTGGGACGGATTCTCTCGGTCTATCTGTTGTTAGCAGGGCTGCGGTGGTTCGATCGTCCGATTCCCCTTCGCTGGCAGCATGTTCTGTTTCTAGGAAACATTAAAGGCTCGCTCTCGATGGCACTGGCGCTGAGTATTCCGCTCACATTGCCAGGACGGGACAATATCATTGCGCTGGTTTTTGGGGCTGTTTTATTCTCGCTGGTTGGACAGGGATTAAGCTTACCTTGGCTGGTCAAACGGTTGCAGATTAGTCGTGTTTCTGATGAGATGCAGGAAGCAGGACAGTTGCAGATTCAGTTGATTGCCTCCAAAGCGGCTCAAGATGAGCTAGATAGTTTGCTCAAATCCGGCGTGTTGCCGAAGGCCGTTTATGAGGAATTGTGGGCATCCTACCAGGCACGAGTAGCCGAATCTGAGCGGGTGTTGCGCGATTTCTACAATCAACATCGGGCAGGTCAATTGAAAAGCGATAGTAGTGGGCTAGATGCGATTCGACGGCGATTGCTCTTAGCGGAAAAGGGGGCAGTTAGCAATGCCCTCCGCAAACGAATTGTTCCAGAAGATTTGGTTCAACCCTTCATCAAAGATTTGGATGAGAAACTTCTACGGTTGGAAGATGACTAG
- a CDS encoding sulfurtransferase, which yields MQSLYDGKGITPDKEIITYCAVGARAGHIWFVLKYLLGYPNVRNYDGSWNEWSRLPDMAIKK from the coding sequence TTGCAGTCTCTCTATGATGGCAAAGGCATCACCCCTGACAAGGAGATAATTACCTACTGTGCGGTTGGGGCGCGAGCGGGGCATATCTGGTTTGTCTTGAAGTATTTACTGGGTTATCCCAATGTTCGGAACTACGATGGGTCGTGGAATGAGTGGAGTAGGCTCCCCGATATGGCGATCAAGAAATAA
- a CDS encoding methylenetetrahydrofolate reductase: MLVESNSHSPVSTQSQFRTAAQSGEFLITAEVAPPKGGDPSHMIKMAQALKGRVHAVNITDGSRAVLRMSSVAASVILLQHGIEPICQMACRDRNRLALQADLMGAHALGIRNILALTGDPLKAGDHPDAKGVFDLESVRLLKLIGKLNSGFDANDKPLTDGVTDLFTGAAVDPQLKSWSGLQRRFERKLEAGAQFFQSQLITDFERLEKFMNEIAAGTNKPILAGIFLLKSAKNAQFINKYVPGVHIPETIIDRLAGADEPLQEGVKIAAEQVQLARQLCQGVHMMAIKREDLIPKILDLAEVQPLKS; this comes from the coding sequence ATGCTGGTTGAGAGCAACTCCCACAGTCCTGTCTCTACTCAAAGCCAGTTTCGGACGGCGGCTCAATCCGGTGAATTTTTAATTACCGCCGAGGTGGCACCCCCCAAAGGCGGTGACCCCTCTCACATGATTAAAATGGCTCAAGCCCTCAAAGGTAGGGTTCATGCCGTTAATATTACCGATGGCAGTCGGGCTGTACTTAGGATGAGTTCTGTCGCCGCTTCCGTCATTTTGTTGCAGCATGGAATTGAGCCGATTTGTCAGATGGCCTGTCGCGATCGCAACCGTCTCGCCCTCCAAGCTGACCTCATGGGTGCCCATGCCCTGGGGATTCGCAATATCCTTGCCCTCACAGGTGACCCTCTCAAAGCCGGTGACCATCCCGATGCGAAAGGGGTCTTTGATTTGGAATCCGTGCGTTTATTGAAGCTCATTGGCAAGCTCAATAGTGGTTTTGATGCCAATGACAAGCCTCTAACCGATGGTGTTACCGATTTATTTACAGGTGCTGCCGTTGACCCCCAGCTCAAAAGTTGGTCTGGATTACAACGCCGTTTTGAGCGTAAACTAGAAGCGGGTGCACAGTTTTTCCAGAGCCAATTAATTACTGATTTTGAGCGACTGGAAAAGTTTATGAACGAGATTGCCGCTGGCACCAATAAGCCAATTTTAGCGGGGATATTTCTGCTCAAGTCGGCTAAAAATGCCCAATTTATCAATAAATATGTCCCAGGTGTTCACATTCCCGAAACCATCATTGACCGATTGGCAGGGGCAGATGAACCCTTACAGGAAGGAGTGAAAATTGCGGCAGAGCAAGTCCAGCTCGCACGGCAACTTTGTCAGGGTGTTCACATGATGGCGATCAAGCGGGAAGATTTGATTCCCAAAATTCTAGATTTAGCTGAAGTTCAACCCCTGAAAAGCTAA
- a CDS encoding DEAD/DEAH box helicase yields MMPDSDNYFLQYHSLVLNRLLQGQTGLYPHQQEALLAIYQKACRGEMDASPREAALILAGVGTGKTLIQAVTPFILAPWMKGRTALFLSDNCTLRARFLKDFPTDYKHRPRYDEWLLYRLKILPPGVPPPKIVELDASDFNSYAYCLNDANMLVSNRQFLVNLVSRGDIEPGSIGVIITDEAHFSAAMSYRTISNYFEQSLLTYFTGSKFRSDSQPLPHVRYTQVEDEDALGRSVLKYAPVADYEFTLQDAWKLNPPPIKKLMYKEATSTAFLIEENGEEIEYNFEEFLNKAETDKQWFRQILFADSFSMPVLEMAVEILVRKREHTGQPHAMLVRALNIPHTHRVAKLLEENFPILQGRVGVIHSEHESYDLAGRPSSILSRFYSGDYWVIVHCGLVGVGFDHQWISVSCCLCILKSMSPAEQEWGRALRRVPGEPPGYFPQLTHPNWGVVVTHSALGLRELFEKFQLGVTSDVIREEVVRERVRPLLTTEYEAGETLLHLSDTSTVKPGDMLQVRVPVVVREEVSSKFSLVKELRSTGSLLEEVKGKSPVVSESGGSYCVDEEDLTPPTPLPYQGRGEQKEMLEPDSPLLQGEGLGERSTPWQQEVNAISEKLTQIRSIRTYEIQVEAVLDDGTVQITPAWSDFPKGVGVDVSKSREPREERTAHFLSHIGLDWQVLVGEELISYRDYSRRVVLQKRGFDLDDQGEIVVGGVRLKDTMPQAAYELFLKGLETELASEVVEVPHPEAVARPDKAKIETQAIYGAQVRSFINDLFKGKNLIPDGTNGCSLVERPTKLLVEEMERVKAKGHEPDFKSNSALIHSAVFGFIKEKTGRSWSEHSSEQQYQEALKLARQFLLRLSEQLQWRRR; encoded by the coding sequence ATGATGCCAGATTCTGACAACTACTTCCTCCAGTATCATTCGCTTGTCCTGAACCGCCTCCTCCAAGGGCAGACAGGACTCTATCCCCATCAGCAAGAGGCATTGTTAGCCATCTATCAGAAAGCTTGTCGAGGGGAGATGGATGCATCACCGCGAGAGGCGGCGCTGATTTTGGCGGGAGTGGGTACGGGAAAAACCCTGATTCAAGCCGTTACGCCTTTTATCCTTGCGCCTTGGATGAAAGGGAGAACGGCATTATTTTTGTCAGATAATTGTACGCTACGTGCCCGATTTTTAAAGGATTTTCCGACAGATTATAAGCACCGTCCTCGCTACGATGAATGGCTGCTATATCGCCTCAAGATTTTACCGCCAGGAGTGCCACCGCCCAAGATTGTCGAGTTAGATGCGAGCGATTTCAATAGTTATGCCTATTGCTTAAATGATGCAAATATGCTAGTAAGTAATCGGCAATTTTTGGTCAATCTCGTCAGTCGAGGAGATATTGAACCCGGTTCAATTGGAGTGATCATTACGGATGAAGCGCATTTCTCGGCAGCGATGAGTTATCGCACGATTAGTAATTATTTTGAGCAGTCGCTGCTCACTTATTTTACTGGGTCAAAATTCCGTTCTGACTCTCAACCCCTTCCTCACGTTCGCTATACCCAGGTGGAAGATGAAGATGCGTTGGGGCGCAGTGTCCTCAAATATGCTCCTGTTGCCGATTACGAGTTTACCCTTCAAGATGCTTGGAAGCTCAATCCGCCGCCGATTAAAAAGTTGATGTATAAGGAAGCGACTTCGACGGCCTTTCTGATTGAGGAGAATGGAGAAGAAATTGAATATAACTTTGAGGAATTTTTAAATAAAGCCGAGACAGATAAGCAGTGGTTTCGTCAGATTTTGTTCGCTGATTCTTTCTCAATGCCAGTGTTAGAAATGGCAGTAGAGATTTTAGTCAGGAAGCGCGAACACACGGGACAACCTCATGCCATGCTGGTGCGGGCGTTGAATATTCCCCATACCCATCGAGTTGCCAAGTTATTAGAAGAGAACTTTCCCATTTTACAGGGAAGAGTTGGCGTGATTCATTCTGAACATGAATCTTACGATTTAGCCGGCCGTCCGAGTTCAATTTTGTCCCGTTTTTATAGCGGTGACTATTGGGTGATTGTGCATTGCGGTTTAGTGGGGGTAGGGTTCGACCATCAATGGATTTCAGTTTCCTGCTGTTTATGTATTCTCAAAAGCATGTCCCCTGCGGAACAGGAATGGGGGAGGGCGTTGCGGCGAGTACCGGGAGAACCACCGGGATATTTTCCCCAGTTAACGCATCCCAATTGGGGCGTTGTTGTCACTCATTCGGCATTAGGGCTGAGGGAGTTATTTGAGAAGTTTCAGTTAGGAGTAACTTCGGATGTGATTCGAGAAGAAGTGGTGCGGGAACGGGTGCGTCCTCTGCTAACAACGGAGTATGAAGCGGGTGAAACCCTTCTCCATTTAAGTGACACTTCAACTGTTAAACCGGGGGATATGTTGCAGGTGCGTGTACCAGTGGTGGTGAGGGAAGAGGTTTCATCGAAGTTTTCCTTAGTTAAAGAACTTCGTTCTACGGGAAGTTTGTTGGAAGAGGTGAAGGGGAAGAGTCCCGTTGTGTCGGAGTCGGGGGGAAGTTACTGTGTGGATGAGGAAGACCTAACCCCCCCAACCCCCCTTCCCTACCAGGGAAGGGGGGAGCAAAAAGAAATGCTAGAGCCAGACTCCCCTCTCCTGCAAGGAGAGGGGTTGGGGGAGAGGTCAACACCTTGGCAGCAAGAAGTGAATGCCATTAGTGAAAAATTGACCCAAATTAGAAGCATCAGAACCTACGAAATTCAGGTGGAAGCGGTTCTGGATGATGGCACGGTGCAAATTACTCCCGCTTGGAGTGATTTTCCCAAGGGGGTGGGGGTGGATGTTAGTAAATCCAGGGAACCTAGAGAGGAAAGAACGGCTCATTTTCTCTCCCACATTGGGTTAGATTGGCAGGTTTTGGTGGGTGAGGAGCTAATTTCTTACCGAGACTATTCGCGGCGAGTGGTACTGCAAAAACGCGGGTTCGATTTGGATGATCAGGGTGAAATTGTTGTTGGGGGTGTACGGCTCAAGGATACGATGCCCCAAGCGGCTTATGAGCTGTTTCTGAAAGGATTAGAGACGGAGTTAGCTTCGGAAGTGGTAGAGGTGCCTCACCCGGAGGCTGTTGCTCGTCCGGATAAGGCGAAGATAGAAACTCAAGCTATTTATGGAGCGCAGGTTCGGAGTTTCATCAATGATTTGTTTAAAGGGAAGAATTTGATTCCAGATGGGACAAATGGTTGTTCGTTAGTTGAACGTCCAACCAAGTTGTTGGTTGAGGAAATGGAGCGAGTGAAAGCTAAGGGACATGAGCCGGATTTTAAGAGTAATTCGGCGTTGATTCATTCGGCAGTTTTTGGGTTTATTAAGGAGAAGACGGGGAGAAGTTGGTCAGAACATAGTTCGGAACAGCAGTATCAAGAGGCTTTGAAGTTGGCTCGTCAGTTTCTGTTGCGGCTTTCCGAACAGTTGCAATGGCGGCGACGGTAG
- a CDS encoding glutathione peroxidase, which translates to MSSTVSDIVVKTMDAKEKPLSEYAGKVLLIVNVASYCGYTSQYAGLEKLNQKYQDAGLRILGFPCNDFGAQEPGSNAEIAQFCSTSYGVSFELMDKVHAKGSEQHPLYTRLTQAAQPSGDVAWNFEKFLVSKQGEIVARFKSSVTPESPELIAAIETELAK; encoded by the coding sequence ATGAGCAGCACAGTGTCTGACATTGTCGTTAAGACGATGGACGCAAAGGAAAAGCCACTATCAGAATATGCAGGAAAGGTTCTCTTAATCGTCAATGTTGCTTCCTACTGTGGCTACACGTCCCAGTATGCGGGATTAGAAAAGTTAAATCAAAAGTATCAAGACGCGGGGTTACGCATTTTGGGGTTTCCCTGCAATGATTTTGGAGCGCAGGAACCCGGAAGTAATGCGGAAATTGCCCAATTTTGTTCCACTTCCTACGGCGTCAGCTTTGAATTAATGGATAAAGTTCATGCCAAGGGTTCTGAGCAACACCCCCTTTATACTCGACTTACCCAAGCCGCACAGCCATCTGGGGACGTGGCTTGGAACTTCGAGAAATTCTTGGTGAGTAAGCAAGGTGAAATCGTCGCTCGTTTTAAGAGCAGTGTGACGCCAGAGTCTCCAGAATTGATTGCTGCGATTGAAACAGAGTTAGCCAAATAA
- a CDS encoding CAP family protein: protein MSKMNQQQIIGVTLVGLATSIPLGILSSNLAQAQTAIDLATLQSSALSKHNTYRATHHTPELTKSDSLNSSAQDWANQIASSGDFAHSSTSNGENIYATYTTASSIPGDTLANNAVQSWYSEVSKYDYANPGFSSGTGHFTQVVWKSSTEVGCGAAKGTKTMNGKLYNAFYVVCQYAPAGNVQGKFPDNVLKP, encoded by the coding sequence ATGTCCAAAATGAATCAACAACAAATTATCGGGGTGACTCTGGTAGGATTGGCAACTAGTATTCCCTTGGGGATACTTAGCAGTAATCTGGCTCAAGCGCAAACGGCTATTGACTTAGCAACATTACAGAGTAGCGCACTGTCGAAGCACAATACCTATCGAGCTACTCATCACACTCCTGAGCTGACGAAAAGTGACTCTCTCAACAGTAGCGCTCAAGATTGGGCAAATCAGATAGCTTCTAGTGGAGATTTTGCACACAGTTCTACTAGTAATGGAGAAAACATATACGCTACCTACACTACAGCGTCTTCAATTCCCGGAGATACCCTTGCTAATAATGCGGTTCAGTCCTGGTACAGCGAAGTTTCAAAATATGACTATGCCAATCCAGGGTTTTCTTCCGGTACAGGGCATTTTACCCAGGTGGTGTGGAAGAGTAGTACCGAAGTCGGCTGTGGTGCTGCCAAGGGTACGAAAACAATGAATGGTAAGCTATATAACGCTTTCTATGTGGTTTGCCAGTACGCACCCGCAGGTAATGTACAAGGAAAGTTTCCGGATAACGTGTTGAAGCCATAA
- a CDS encoding SDR family oxidoreductase, protein MKVAIIGCGYVGKAIADYWRHELGFFVTATTTQPENVSTLEDYAQRVVVVKGNDPVGLQSVLQDQEIVLLSVGAKNAEVYEETYLHTAQTLVSVLNQSPTVRQLIYTGSYAVYGDRDGAWVDESSAVAPANANGQTLAQTEQVLLSASNDNLKVCILRLGGIYGPGRELEKIFRRVAGTTRPGNGYDATNWVHLDDIVGAIELARSNRLQGIYNLVDDAHLTTRELLDRVCERHHLPQVIWDCSLKSVRPYNARVKNQKIKDAGYQLNHPQISV, encoded by the coding sequence ATGAAGGTTGCTATCATTGGCTGTGGTTATGTGGGAAAAGCGATCGCAGATTACTGGCGTCATGAGTTAGGCTTTTTTGTCACCGCCACAACGACCCAGCCGGAAAATGTGAGTACTCTCGAAGACTATGCTCAGCGCGTTGTCGTCGTGAAAGGGAATGACCCAGTCGGATTACAATCGGTACTGCAAGACCAAGAAATTGTACTGTTGAGTGTTGGGGCTAAAAATGCTGAGGTGTACGAAGAAACATATCTGCACACCGCTCAAACTTTAGTCTCCGTCCTCAATCAATCGCCGACAGTACGACAACTAATCTATACCGGAAGTTACGCGGTTTACGGGGATAGAGACGGGGCGTGGGTGGATGAATCCTCAGCCGTTGCACCCGCTAACGCGAATGGGCAAACTCTCGCTCAAACCGAGCAAGTTTTACTCTCGGCATCTAATGATAACCTGAAGGTTTGTATCCTGCGACTAGGAGGAATTTATGGCCCTGGGCGGGAACTGGAGAAAATATTTAGGCGAGTTGCGGGTACAACCCGTCCTGGGAATGGTTATGACGCCACCAATTGGGTGCATTTAGATGATATTGTGGGTGCGATCGAATTAGCTCGGTCTAATCGACTACAGGGTATTTATAATCTCGTGGATGATGCCCATCTCACTACTCGTGAACTCCTGGATAGGGTGTGCGAACGGCACCATTTACCTCAAGTAATTTGGGATTGTTCATTGAAGAGTGTTCGACCCTATAATGCCAGGGTTAAGAATCAGAAGATTAAAGATGCTGGCTATCAGTTAAATCATCCGCAAATTAGTGTGTAA
- the trpS gene encoding tryptophan--tRNA ligase yields MGKQRVLSGVQPTGNLHLGNYLGAIRNWVEGQSQYENFFCVVDLHAITAPYDPTTLASNTYKIAALYLACGIDLQDSSIFIQSHISAHSELTWLFNCITPINWLTDMIQFKEKAVRQGENVNTGLMDYPVLMAADILLYDADKVPVGEDQKQHLELTRDIAVRINHQFGHPEKPILKLPDPLIRKEGARVMSLTDGTKKMSKSDPSDLSRINLLDSPDEITKKIKRCKTDPIKGLEFDNPERPECNNLLTLYMLLAQKTKEEVAAQCQDMGWGQFKPLLTEATIEALTPIQQKYQAVMDDKSYLESVLREGREKAEAIANATLLRVKAAMGYSMPL; encoded by the coding sequence ATGGGTAAGCAGCGTGTTCTCTCTGGGGTTCAACCAACTGGCAATCTTCACCTGGGTAACTATTTGGGAGCAATTCGCAATTGGGTAGAAGGTCAAAGCCAGTACGAAAATTTCTTCTGTGTGGTCGATTTACACGCCATTACCGCGCCCTACGATCCCACGACACTGGCATCGAATACCTACAAAATTGCTGCTCTCTACTTAGCCTGTGGGATTGATTTACAAGATTCCAGTATTTTTATTCAATCTCATATCTCCGCCCACAGCGAACTGACTTGGCTGTTTAACTGCATCACGCCCATCAACTGGCTAACCGATATGATCCAGTTTAAGGAAAAGGCGGTCAGGCAAGGGGAAAATGTGAATACAGGCTTAATGGACTATCCCGTACTCATGGCAGCCGATATTCTACTCTACGATGCGGATAAAGTCCCGGTGGGAGAAGACCAAAAGCAACATCTTGAATTAACCCGCGACATTGCCGTTCGGATCAACCACCAATTTGGTCATCCAGAAAAACCCATTCTCAAGCTACCCGATCCCCTGATTCGTAAGGAAGGGGCACGGGTAATGAGTTTGACCGATGGCACCAAGAAAATGTCCAAATCAGACCCTTCGGACTTGAGTCGAATTAATTTGCTCGATTCCCCGGACGAAATCACCAAGAAAATTAAACGGTGTAAAACAGACCCAATTAAAGGTCTAGAATTTGACAATCCAGAACGTCCGGAGTGTAATAATTTGCTGACTTTATATATGCTGCTTGCACAGAAAACCAAAGAAGAAGTAGCAGCTCAATGTCAAGATATGGGTTGGGGTCAGTTCAAACCATTACTGACGGAGGCGACGATTGAAGCGCTTACACCGATTCAACAGAAGTATCAAGCCGTGATGGACGATAAGAGTTATCTGGAGTCTGTGCTGCGAGAAGGGAGAGAGAAAGCCGAAGCGATCGCTAACGCAACCTTATTAAGGGTGAAGGCTGCTATGGGCTATTCAATGCCACTTTGA